The following proteins are co-located in the Geovibrio ferrireducens genome:
- a CDS encoding PD-(D/E)XK nuclease family protein codes for MIHTFRTPSGKPVIPVISEYLKDAGLLSGEVCCVLPTGRNKRSLALRLSKSEKSPVILSIPEFNSYLFRTEKPVVPQELRHFYMKQAAERLSTDEKLALFKRTDPDFMENFITFAETGSAFFRFFREIKGELITAEELAKHSLYTDYERQTHILYTLWTAYTEILDENGLCDSSEMFDNPQFNQFFAERFTDYVFLVTGFLTRHEMRTLKMLAETCSVHLFFHFLGEKTVNHKEIEETLNITVPDDDQALQSAGIEAAETGSRLEEYELIVEKIYETAAKGIDFKRMAVILPDEKMKAYFIEHDIYNLFNITAGTDGTYSEIYHTADIIRQAAEENMLSGGLIGIETMEKIAAQPFLKKITGFSSLAERLKDLITMKRLAVSLEETAGFSSVRKVLAPFFNETHTTLPDAAKKLMDLAEIFLENSDDEREKQHGTLVIKELKRLRTVYAPVTDVFPVHTALKQLMGGLARIGFHRPGGEVTVMGLLETRNMHFDAVFIPNMNADVFPPSSDKDLFLNTEIRRNLRLPTFQDREHLIKNYMSQIIAKSKFAFISCISRDKGASYRSPFLEELIIKRRLIVRLYSSSGFRIFTTSEKGLKLHEVSSFRPDAGIGSKLKRRGISATMLNDYIACPYRFYAKYIIGLKPADRPEDSIPPYEYGKAMHSVLENIYSAGLPENAEELHSRIYSGFLEAMGRFDAYRTNPLEREQVQDLAERLYYFAVNEISRFEEGWRPKTEEDDLEAEINGMRLKGRLDRTDENSGRTAIIDYKLKTVKDFRDFKPEKIKDVQMPLYALLFMHKHGHLPDEILWYDIKKEFRTVKAFDVSCMDEFREFLGGLLNRIADPEQSYPRTDKQADCKYCDYSDLCGRS; via the coding sequence ATGATTCATACATTCAGAACCCCTTCGGGAAAGCCAGTTATTCCCGTTATCTCGGAGTATCTTAAGGATGCCGGACTCCTCAGCGGCGAGGTCTGCTGCGTTCTGCCCACAGGCAGGAACAAGCGCTCTCTGGCACTCAGGCTCAGCAAATCGGAAAAATCACCCGTTATCCTGAGCATTCCGGAATTTAACAGCTATCTTTTCCGCACCGAAAAACCTGTTGTTCCGCAGGAGCTAAGGCATTTCTACATGAAACAGGCTGCGGAACGCCTCAGCACGGATGAGAAACTCGCCCTGTTCAAGCGCACAGATCCGGACTTCATGGAAAACTTCATCACCTTTGCCGAAACGGGAAGCGCGTTTTTCCGCTTTTTCAGGGAGATCAAGGGTGAGCTCATAACGGCGGAGGAGCTTGCAAAGCACTCCCTCTACACTGACTATGAACGTCAGACACACATCCTTTACACTCTCTGGACGGCTTATACAGAAATTCTGGACGAAAACGGACTATGCGATTCCTCAGAAATGTTCGACAATCCTCAGTTTAATCAGTTCTTTGCAGAGAGGTTCACAGATTATGTGTTCCTTGTAACAGGCTTTCTCACACGGCATGAGATGCGGACGCTCAAAATGCTGGCAGAAACCTGTTCCGTACATCTGTTTTTTCACTTTTTGGGCGAAAAAACGGTTAACCATAAAGAGATTGAAGAAACTCTGAATATCACCGTACCGGATGATGATCAAGCTTTGCAGTCAGCAGGCATCGAAGCAGCGGAAACCGGGTCACGGCTGGAAGAATACGAACTCATTGTCGAGAAAATATATGAAACTGCGGCAAAAGGGATCGATTTTAAGCGTATGGCAGTGATTCTGCCTGATGAAAAGATGAAGGCTTACTTCATAGAACATGATATTTACAACCTTTTCAACATTACGGCAGGAACAGACGGAACCTACTCTGAAATATACCATACTGCGGACATAATCAGACAGGCGGCGGAAGAAAACATGCTCTCCGGCGGTCTGATCGGCATAGAAACAATGGAAAAAATAGCCGCACAGCCGTTTCTGAAAAAGATAACCGGGTTTTCATCACTCGCTGAAAGGCTGAAAGACCTGATAACCATGAAACGGCTTGCAGTGTCCCTTGAGGAAACAGCAGGGTTCTCATCCGTGCGCAAAGTGCTTGCGCCCTTCTTCAATGAAACCCACACAACTCTGCCTGATGCGGCTAAGAAGCTGATGGATCTTGCGGAAATTTTCCTTGAAAACTCTGATGACGAGAGGGAGAAACAGCACGGAACTCTGGTCATTAAAGAACTGAAAAGGCTCAGAACCGTTTACGCACCCGTGACAGATGTTTTCCCCGTTCACACTGCCCTCAAACAGCTAATGGGCGGGCTCGCACGCATAGGTTTTCACCGTCCGGGGGGCGAGGTAACGGTCATGGGGCTGCTGGAAACAAGAAACATGCATTTCGATGCGGTTTTTATTCCCAATATGAATGCCGATGTTTTTCCGCCTTCCAGCGACAAGGATCTTTTTCTGAACACGGAAATCCGCAGAAACCTCCGCCTGCCAACATTTCAGGACAGGGAGCACCTCATCAAAAACTATATGAGCCAGATAATAGCCAAAAGTAAATTTGCCTTTATATCATGCATTTCCCGTGATAAGGGCGCATCATACAGAAGCCCGTTCCTTGAAGAACTCATAATAAAAAGAAGGCTGATTGTCCGCCTGTACTCCTCATCAGGCTTCCGAATATTCACTACATCGGAAAAAGGTCTGAAACTCCATGAAGTCAGCTCCTTCAGGCCGGATGCGGGAATAGGGAGCAAGCTGAAAAGACGCGGCATATCAGCCACAATGCTCAATGATTATATCGCCTGTCCGTACAGGTTTTACGCAAAATATATAATCGGCCTCAAGCCCGCAGACAGGCCGGAGGACTCCATTCCGCCATATGAATACGGCAAGGCAATGCACAGTGTTCTTGAAAATATCTACTCCGCAGGTCTGCCTGAAAATGCGGAAGAGCTCCACAGCCGCATATACAGCGGTTTTCTGGAAGCAATGGGCAGGTTTGACGCTTACAGGACAAATCCCCTTGAAAGAGAGCAGGTTCAGGATTTGGCTGAAAGGCTTTACTACTTTGCTGTGAATGAAATAAGCCGTTTTGAGGAGGGCTGGCGACCCAAGACGGAAGAGGATGATTTAGAAGCGGAGATAAACGGAATGCGCCTGAAAGGCAGGCTGGACAGAACAGACGAAAACAGCGGCAGAACGGCTATAATCGACTATAAACTCAAAACTGTCAAAGATTTCAGAGATTTTAAGCCTGAGAAAATAAAAGATGTGCAGATGCCGCTCTACGCTCTGCTTTTTATGCACAAACACGGACACCTGCCTGATGAAATCCTTTGGTATGACATAAAAAAAGAGTTCAGAACCGTCAAGGCATTCGATGTAAGCTGCATGGATGAGTTCAGGGAGTTTCTGGGCGGCCTGCTCAACCGGATAGCCGACCCTGAGCAGTCTTACCCCAGAACAGACAAACAGGCGGACTGCAAATACTGCGATTACTCCGATCTGTGCGGGAGAAGCTGA
- a CDS encoding MTH1187 family thiamine-binding protein encodes MSAMAFVSITPLGEGEGVSEYVARAVRVIKNSGLDWRLTPMGTIIEGESPAAVLGVINSAVEELSDCNRISVSIKMDYRRNRETGMSRKVESVMEKMDL; translated from the coding sequence ATGAGCGCTATGGCATTTGTATCCATAACCCCTCTGGGCGAGGGGGAGGGCGTTTCCGAGTATGTGGCCAGAGCTGTGCGGGTGATCAAAAACAGCGGGCTTGACTGGCGGCTTACGCCTATGGGGACAATAATCGAGGGGGAAAGCCCTGCTGCCGTTCTCGGCGTTATCAACTCCGCAGTGGAGGAGCTGAGCGACTGCAACCGTATTTCAGTTTCCATAAAGATGGATTACCGCAGAAACAGGGAGACGGGCATGAGCCGAAAAGTGGAAAGCGTTATGGAAAAAATGGACCTGTAG
- a CDS encoding putative nucleotidyltransferase substrate binding domain-containing protein has translation MEISSMNGMTDILDRLTRFYVFKGIEYSRLRLLLEKGEPVSVEQGGVIFKKGESYHKGVYLIFSGEVELYGDSGLKAVIDAGDFAGLSNFVGKSVYHVSATASKDSEFIFIPELSIYKLMEVSEDFRERFYGLVTRRMSAITGKDTASIESSTYKPVGSYMTSPVITVKTADTVMDAGRIMSEYNIGALAVLGDREALAGLITSKHMVHRFLANIDSSLRAPSVKNFMEKEPLVLPAEFPLAEALGEMQMKGQEYALISMKNKPVGIISNNDIMRTLFRNTSIHNTYIEGVSGLEELRASHAGLYKIAEGLVGSSRLTYDVLPAVSAIHLNIQKKVYRLTAEKFAAETGYDITKVKHSLIIMGSGGRREMMLDPDQDNGFIFADDVSDEDIAMFLKFGEMFTDNLEFVGYKKCPGNVMVTNPEMSMRLSEWKNKVRDWVDGSAGKSILWSNIVFDYDGLAGDEKLVWELREYINMKISQKPIFLIYMLENDSNQRRPINLFGKFITEKEGEHTGKMNMKIAALAFIVDVTRAFTLKCGLSDLNTIERLKHLRRKKILSDELVSQTQDAYEILVDITLNEQIRQAHSGERISKFVNPESLSMYNQEKLRKALNHMSKYLSVGLKYFKGHP, from the coding sequence ATGGAAATCAGCTCCATGAACGGAATGACAGACATTCTCGACAGGCTTACAAGATTTTATGTCTTTAAGGGTATAGAATACTCCCGTCTCAGGCTTCTGCTTGAGAAAGGCGAGCCTGTTTCCGTGGAGCAGGGCGGAGTCATATTTAAAAAAGGCGAGTCGTACCATAAAGGTGTTTACCTTATATTTTCCGGTGAAGTGGAACTCTACGGCGATTCCGGCCTGAAAGCCGTGATCGATGCAGGTGATTTCGCAGGTCTCTCAAACTTCGTGGGCAAATCGGTTTACCATGTCAGCGCCACAGCCTCTAAGGATTCTGAGTTTATTTTCATACCGGAGCTCAGCATATACAAGCTTATGGAGGTCTCAGAGGATTTCAGGGAACGTTTCTACGGACTTGTGACCAGAAGGATGAGCGCCATCACGGGAAAAGACACCGCAAGCATAGAATCCAGCACATATAAACCTGTGGGCAGTTACATGACCAGCCCTGTAATAACTGTTAAAACGGCTGATACGGTAATGGATGCGGGCAGAATCATGTCAGAGTATAATATAGGCGCTCTGGCGGTTCTGGGCGACAGGGAGGCTCTGGCAGGGCTCATAACCAGCAAGCACATGGTTCACAGGTTTCTGGCAAATATAGACAGCAGCCTCCGGGCTCCGTCCGTGAAAAATTTCATGGAAAAGGAGCCGCTGGTGCTTCCTGCGGAGTTTCCGCTTGCCGAAGCACTGGGGGAAATGCAGATGAAAGGGCAGGAATACGCCCTTATATCCATGAAGAATAAACCGGTGGGCATAATCTCCAATAACGACATTATGCGCACTCTGTTCAGAAATACATCAATCCACAACACATATATAGAAGGTGTTTCCGGTCTTGAGGAGCTGCGCGCCTCGCACGCCGGGCTTTATAAAATAGCCGAAGGACTCGTGGGGAGCTCAAGGCTGACCTATGATGTTCTGCCCGCTGTATCTGCTATACATCTTAATATTCAGAAGAAGGTCTACCGCCTCACCGCGGAGAAATTTGCCGCTGAAACAGGTTATGACATAACAAAGGTGAAGCATTCGCTTATTATAATGGGCAGCGGCGGGCGCAGAGAGATGATGCTGGACCCCGATCAGGACAACGGTTTTATCTTTGCTGATGATGTTTCGGATGAGGACATAGCGATGTTCCTTAAATTCGGCGAGATGTTTACTGATAACCTTGAGTTTGTCGGCTATAAAAAATGTCCGGGCAATGTGATGGTTACAAATCCGGAAATGTCCATGCGGCTTTCAGAATGGAAAAATAAGGTTCGTGACTGGGTGGACGGCTCGGCGGGCAAAAGCATCCTCTGGAGCAATATAGTCTTTGATTATGATGGGTTAGCAGGGGATGAAAAGCTTGTCTGGGAACTCAGAGAATATATCAATATGAAAATATCCCAGAAGCCTATATTCCTGATATACATGCTGGAAAATGACTCCAACCAGCGCAGGCCCATAAACCTTTTCGGAAAATTTATCACTGAAAAGGAAGGGGAGCACACCGGAAAGATGAATATGAAAATAGCGGCTCTGGCTTTTATTGTGGATGTGACCCGTGCATTTACTCTGAAATGCGGTTTAAGCGATCTGAACACCATAGAGCGCCTTAAGCACCTGCGCCGCAAGAAGATTCTTTCAGATGAGCTTGTCTCTCAGACTCAGGATGCCTATGAGATTCTGGTGGATATAACCCTGAATGAGCAGATCAGGCAGGCTCACTCCGGAGAGAGGATCAGCAAGTTTGTAAACCCGGAAAGCCTTTCCATGTACAATCAGGAGAAGCTCCGCAAGGCGCTTAATCACATGTCGAAGTACCTGTCGGTGGGGCTTAAGTATTTCAAGGGACACCCTTAA
- a CDS encoding oligosaccharide flippase family protein, protein MKSDIRRIFSNASSLFILQLITYAISLAAVPYLVRVLGPSKYGLVILAQSVITYFIFLADYGFDMWGTMRIAENQHDKKRLSEIFHNVMAAKLLLGFAGFIIILILIAAVGKFREEWRLILLSFGMIGGQILIPSWFYRGMERMKFIAFCLVAVKTGYLVLVLIMVKTEADYALVPLANFIAYTLAGLYGIWTVYAKFGLRFTAPVFSGITEGLRGGFTYFAKAITDNFAKITNTVILGFIAGDAAVGFYGSAEKLMDAVRAMLSPVFQAIFPHSRKTAARSKKEWFGFIKKAGAAVAVFAALLSAAIFLFSDFGVRLVLGSEFMASVSVLQMLAVYLFFFSVNNILGVQTLVCFDRGRAFLSLTLAAKLLGLLLSFILIPAFFEKGAAFALVSSEAAYSLFLILYIMKSGLLSDVRRSVT, encoded by the coding sequence ATGAAATCGGACATCAGGCGGATATTTTCCAACGCATCATCGCTGTTTATCCTTCAGCTTATAACATATGCCATATCCCTTGCTGCGGTTCCTTACCTTGTCCGTGTTCTGGGGCCTTCCAAATACGGGCTTGTGATATTAGCGCAGTCCGTAATAACCTATTTTATATTCCTTGCTGATTACGGCTTTGATATGTGGGGAACCATGCGGATAGCCGAAAACCAGCACGACAAAAAGCGGCTTTCAGAAATATTTCACAATGTAATGGCAGCCAAGCTTCTTCTGGGCTTTGCCGGTTTCATCATTATCCTCATCCTAATCGCAGCAGTGGGTAAATTCAGAGAGGAATGGCGGCTTATCCTCCTGAGTTTCGGTATGATAGGCGGGCAGATTCTTATCCCTTCGTGGTTTTACAGAGGCATGGAGCGGATGAAGTTCATAGCCTTCTGCCTTGTCGCCGTGAAAACAGGCTATCTGGTTCTGGTTCTTATCATGGTGAAGACAGAGGCGGACTATGCCCTTGTGCCTCTGGCTAATTTCATCGCCTATACCCTCGCCGGCTTATACGGCATATGGACAGTATATGCAAAATTCGGCCTCAGATTCACAGCCCCTGTATTCAGCGGAATAACCGAAGGTCTGCGGGGCGGTTTCACATACTTCGCCAAGGCAATCACGGATAACTTCGCCAAGATAACAAATACGGTCATTCTCGGTTTCATAGCGGGGGATGCGGCTGTGGGCTTTTACGGCTCTGCCGAAAAGCTTATGGATGCAGTACGCGCCATGCTTTCCCCTGTGTTTCAGGCTATATTCCCCCATTCCCGAAAAACAGCAGCCCGCTCAAAGAAAGAATGGTTCGGCTTTATCAAAAAAGCAGGAGCCGCTGTGGCTGTTTTTGCCGCTCTTCTTTCCGCCGCAATCTTTCTTTTTTCGGATTTTGGCGTAAGACTGGTTCTGGGCAGCGAGTTCATGGCCAGTGTATCTGTTCTGCAAATGCTCGCGGTTTATCTTTTCTTTTTCTCGGTTAACAATATACTGGGGGTGCAGACTCTGGTATGCTTTGACAGGGGCAGGGCGTTTCTCAGCCTTACTCTGGCGGCGAAGCTTCTTGGACTTTTGCTTTCGTTTATTCTGATTCCCGCTTTTTTCGAGAAAGGTGCGGCTTTTGCCCTTGTTTCATCAGAGGCGGCCTACAGCCTTTTTCTTATCCTATATATAATGAAGAGCGGACTCCTCAGTGATGTCCGCAGGAGCGTCACTTGA
- a CDS encoding UvrD-helicase domain-containing protein: MQNLDNKCNIALVASAGTGKTFNLSLRYINLLLSGAQMEQILCLTFTVKATAEMQERIIQVLNALADGNRADFKGEREILRQHNNLTDEELEEKARPVRDYVLKNFSQMRIRTIDSFINRIISQFPFEANVRPGFSIIQDKEKEELEAEAFFRTFQIFAAETGDMLKNAARALEQTPKALMDEIRKQQSNFENQLIGLPLLAEKYRTSLESFTALIDGVNFYKQQTVAASRSFGTELLGSKLNGNQKKQAEGLAAGADFKKISGTALYAACDPAVGYFKAFEYTETQKKAYSEVTENIGRCLEAKGEMMIRLSVKFYTLFFAEVERLKKSRNVLTFADITMKAYSMLVENSIAEDTEYLYFRLDGRILHILIDEFQDTSLAQWKILEPLVQQALAGVGQQDAVKSFFYVGDPKQTLYRFRGGESRLFDTVTESYSDFITERQLDVNYRSAKAVMEFANLLFGKLKDETFRYTEQKGNRPDEGYVSVEIIEKDSNEEYILGCVNDLLERGFRASEIAVLTETNLKADTCTEYLNGNGIPARSETRQKLTDSAPFKIIMNIFSHIFYGDSLSAFSFRMTEPAVNSAEEAAQEGFCEKIREELKEFAEKINGQNGRSAFAMAVNEFYLAERFEGDANFKKLCDIAAYIPVTANLPAFFEEFRRRAESENALSAGKSDAVTVMTVHKSKGLEFEAVIIADLEISVKPNANNSRMIFYSESGSMLADSIIFNHGEKLNGFVSGSFRDAYEAEEKAAYHDRLNLLYVAVTRAKRELYIPVKEEPSANSLEQLLANNAEIPLTIGTKYRKTFSPQAEEKKRRAEKFVPRPAPEYPITEESTDFQGEIFGTALHEAIFLGVHFSHEEAEETARFTVMKHSPYLGSDDQERIKNALLMLYSDPFFQEITLNAEIFRERSFSDEEGIKTVDFYSVKDEAVCCLDFKTGGITSKMMEEYTEQINGYADILSKLYRKPVKKYLVNFVSGRLEWIGID, encoded by the coding sequence ATGCAAAATCTTGATAATAAATGTAATATTGCTCTTGTAGCATCCGCCGGAACAGGGAAAACCTTTAACCTCTCCCTTCGGTACATAAACCTGCTGCTCAGCGGTGCGCAGATGGAACAGATTCTCTGCCTCACCTTCACAGTGAAGGCCACCGCAGAAATGCAGGAAAGGATAATTCAGGTGCTGAACGCCCTAGCTGACGGCAACAGAGCCGACTTTAAAGGGGAAAGAGAGATCCTCCGCCAGCATAATAACCTTACGGATGAAGAACTTGAGGAAAAGGCAAGGCCCGTGCGGGACTATGTGCTGAAAAACTTTTCCCAGATGCGCATACGCACCATCGACTCATTCATAAACCGTATAATATCCCAGTTTCCGTTTGAAGCAAATGTCCGGCCCGGTTTTTCAATAATTCAGGATAAGGAGAAGGAAGAGCTTGAAGCGGAAGCGTTTTTCAGAACATTCCAGATCTTTGCAGCGGAAACCGGGGATATGCTGAAAAATGCCGCCCGCGCACTGGAGCAGACACCGAAAGCACTGATGGATGAGATACGCAAACAGCAGTCAAACTTTGAGAATCAGTTGATCGGCCTCCCTCTGCTTGCCGAAAAATACAGAACATCGCTGGAAAGCTTCACTGCCCTTATTGACGGCGTAAACTTCTATAAACAACAGACAGTTGCCGCATCCCGATCCTTCGGAACCGAACTGCTCGGTTCAAAGCTCAACGGAAACCAGAAAAAACAGGCGGAAGGCCTCGCAGCAGGCGCTGACTTTAAAAAGATAAGCGGAACAGCCCTTTACGCCGCATGTGACCCGGCTGTCGGCTATTTCAAAGCCTTTGAATACACCGAAACACAGAAAAAAGCCTACAGCGAAGTCACAGAGAACATCGGCAGATGCCTTGAGGCGAAAGGCGAGATGATGATCCGCCTTTCCGTAAAGTTTTACACCCTCTTCTTTGCCGAGGTTGAGCGGCTGAAAAAATCCCGCAATGTACTCACATTCGCAGACATAACAATGAAGGCATACAGCATGCTGGTGGAAAACAGCATTGCCGAGGACACGGAATACCTTTATTTCCGTCTGGACGGGCGCATACTCCACATCCTTATTGATGAGTTTCAGGATACGAGCCTTGCCCAGTGGAAAATTCTGGAACCCCTTGTACAGCAGGCGCTTGCCGGTGTCGGTCAGCAGGATGCGGTTAAGTCATTTTTCTATGTGGGCGACCCCAAACAGACCCTTTACAGGTTCAGAGGGGGCGAAAGCCGCCTTTTTGATACTGTTACAGAGAGCTACAGCGACTTCATAACAGAACGCCAGCTTGATGTAAACTACCGGAGCGCAAAGGCGGTCATGGAGTTTGCCAATCTGCTTTTCGGCAAACTGAAAGATGAAACCTTCCGCTATACAGAGCAGAAGGGCAACAGACCTGACGAAGGTTATGTCAGTGTGGAAATTATCGAAAAGGACAGCAATGAGGAGTATATCCTCGGATGCGTAAACGACCTTCTGGAGCGAGGTTTCAGAGCATCAGAAATCGCTGTGCTCACAGAAACCAACCTCAAGGCGGACACATGCACCGAATATCTGAACGGGAACGGCATACCGGCACGGAGTGAAACAAGGCAGAAACTCACGGACAGCGCGCCGTTTAAAATAATCATGAACATTTTCAGCCATATATTTTACGGAGACAGCCTCAGCGCATTTTCCTTCCGCATGACGGAACCTGCGGTGAACTCCGCTGAGGAGGCGGCTCAGGAAGGCTTCTGTGAAAAAATCAGGGAGGAGCTGAAAGAGTTCGCAGAAAAAATAAACGGACAGAACGGACGCTCAGCCTTCGCAATGGCTGTGAATGAGTTTTACCTCGCGGAGAGGTTCGAGGGGGACGCAAACTTCAAAAAGCTTTGCGACATAGCGGCTTATATCCCTGTGACAGCCAATCTTCCCGCCTTTTTTGAGGAGTTCAGGCGCAGGGCGGAATCCGAAAACGCCCTCTCCGCCGGAAAGTCTGACGCTGTGACGGTTATGACTGTCCATAAATCAAAGGGTCTTGAGTTTGAAGCGGTTATCATTGCCGACCTTGAAATCAGTGTAAAGCCCAACGCCAATAACTCTCGGATGATATTTTACTCTGAAAGCGGCTCCATGCTGGCCGACAGCATAATATTCAACCACGGCGAAAAGCTGAACGGTTTTGTCAGCGGCAGCTTCCGCGATGCTTACGAAGCGGAGGAAAAAGCCGCCTACCATGACAGACTTAACCTGCTTTACGTTGCAGTCACAAGGGCAAAGCGAGAGCTTTACATCCCAGTTAAAGAGGAACCTTCGGCAAACTCGCTGGAGCAGCTTCTGGCGAACAATGCGGAAATACCTCTGACAATAGGCACAAAATACAGAAAAACATTCTCGCCGCAGGCGGAAGAAAAAAAACGCAGAGCGGAAAAGTTTGTACCCCGCCCCGCTCCCGAATACCCCATCACGGAGGAAAGCACGGACTTCCAGGGAGAAATATTCGGAACAGCACTGCACGAGGCTATCTTTCTCGGTGTGCATTTCAGCCATGAGGAGGCGGAAGAAACAGCCCGCTTCACCGTTATGAAGCATTCGCCGTATCTGGGCAGTGATGATCAGGAGAGGATAAAAAACGCCCTGTTGATGCTGTATTCTGATCCGTTTTTTCAGGAAATAACACTGAACGCCGAAATTTTCCGTGAAAGAAGTTTCTCGGATGAAGAAGGCATAAAAACAGTGGACTTCTATTCCGTCAAGGATGAAGCGGTCTGCTGTCTGGATTTCAAAACAGGCGGCATAACATCAAAAATGATGGAGGAATACACAGAGCAGATAAACGGATACGCCGACATTCTCTCAAAGCTTTACAGAAAGCCCGTGAAAAAGTATCTGGTAAACTTCGTTTCCGGCAGACTGGAGTGGATAGGGATTGATTAA
- a CDS encoding DUF6731 family protein — protein MAEKKRINVNFFNIESQEDGVFMTLSEKLSTLFESGMDYGFFETKSREIMFKLFESFEVNSYPAYLFGLIKEKSSWPVWYDRNGELSEVPLNSGTLGDITYGLALPQDRLILTASGTAGKGAFTEFLRWLADDSTVILDPVFIGDAYNKIQNWEVFRKFEISVEAPTADFVDTVLTSESGREFGSIMGTLEGLKMDITVSMGNTKGSMSAPQLKALLGGIISDNYAKKLTITGKGFEDEASESIDVMSAKLKYSADVAVSKTYLSPDEARTAFLEGYYNNQQYLVKD, from the coding sequence ATGGCTGAAAAAAAGCGGATCAATGTAAACTTCTTCAATATAGAATCTCAGGAGGACGGGGTTTTCATGACCCTTTCCGAAAAACTCTCCACACTGTTTGAAAGCGGAATGGACTACGGCTTTTTCGAGACAAAAAGCAGAGAGATAATGTTCAAGCTGTTCGAATCTTTCGAGGTGAACAGCTACCCCGCCTATCTTTTCGGGCTTATCAAAGAGAAGTCAAGCTGGCCTGTCTGGTATGACAGAAACGGGGAACTCAGCGAAGTTCCCCTTAATTCCGGCACTCTGGGGGACATAACCTACGGACTGGCTCTCCCGCAGGACAGGCTCATCCTCACTGCCTCCGGCACGGCAGGCAAGGGAGCGTTCACAGAGTTTCTGCGCTGGCTTGCGGATGATAGTACTGTGATCCTTGATCCGGTTTTCATCGGGGATGCGTATAATAAAATCCAGAACTGGGAAGTTTTCAGAAAGTTTGAAATCAGTGTGGAAGCACCCACCGCAGACTTTGTGGACACTGTGCTCACCAGCGAATCCGGGCGCGAGTTTGGCTCCATAATGGGTACTCTGGAGGGACTTAAGATGGATATAACCGTGAGCATGGGCAACACCAAGGGGAGCATGTCCGCACCTCAGCTTAAGGCCCTCCTCGGAGGCATAATCTCCGACAACTACGCAAAAAAACTCACAATAACCGGAAAAGGCTTTGAGGATGAGGCCAGTGAAAGCATAGACGTAATGAGTGCCAAGCTGAAATACTCGGCGGATGTGGCGGTGAGCAAAACCTACCTAAGCCCGGATGAGGCACGCACAGCGTTTCTGGAAGGTTATTACAATAACCAGCAGTACCTCGTTAAGGATTAG
- a CDS encoding DUF485 domain-containing protein yields the protein MNAHEIVNSDRFKTLVRKRWTFSYIMLAILFVVYFGYLFLISLDKEQMVTLVAPNITLGIVLFVAVILIAWVLTIIYVLWANSSYDKEVEELKKMLK from the coding sequence ATGAACGCTCACGAAATCGTGAATTCTGACAGGTTTAAAACCCTCGTCAGAAAGAGGTGGACTTTCAGCTACATAATGCTGGCAATCCTCTTCGTGGTGTATTTCGGGTATCTGTTCCTTATTTCGCTGGATAAGGAACAAATGGTCACACTCGTTGCACCTAACATTACTTTAGGGATAGTGCTGTTCGTCGCAGTAATACTCATTGCATGGGTTCTCACCATTATTTATGTTCTCTGGGCAAACAGCTCATACGACAAAGAAGTCGAAGAACTCAAAAAGATGCTGAAATAG